The following nucleotide sequence is from Nothobranchius furzeri strain GRZ-AD chromosome 6, NfurGRZ-RIMD1, whole genome shotgun sequence.
ATAAAAAAACAACGGCTCAGGTAAGAAAAGGCTCACAGGTAATATCACCTTACAGGTGTGTCTCTGTTCCCACAATGCATTTGGAGGAGTGGTTTCCACAGAGAACACAGGGTTAGACACTGAAGTTCAGACAGAAGAAGTCAGATGTTTGGTTCAGAGAGAAAGTTTAAAACGCAGGAAGAGAAACAAATCTCGTGAACGCACCGTCGCTAACGGCAACAACAACTCCATGTGGAAAATTTTCCTTCCAGAATCAGAAATTTCAGGATCATCTGAAAGGAGGGAATGTTGTTTTCCCTTCCCTCTGGTTCTTTGAGATTATTTGCCATCAGGAATCAGTATTGGCCCTAAAACCCAAGCTCTCATTAGTTTTACACGAGGTTTGGATTTTATTAATCATTTCAATCAATTCCACATTTATTGGGAATTGGAAAATCCAGGTTCATCAAACCAAAGCCAGAGTAgaagctctgctgctgctgcgctgAAATGCCCACTCTTCTGATTCACAGCGGGAAGACCCTTAGCTCAAAGAGCTCTCGGTTTTAGTTAGCGTTGCCATAGTGAGTTCAGTCCAGCTCCAGATCAGCTGTTCACTAATTGGGCCAATCATAATGAATATCGACTGATTCGGATCACCGGGCGAGTTTTTGGTGCTCCTCTAGTTTTATGTTCACGTGTCTTTCTGAAGGTCATACAAGCGTTTGTCTTTGATGACGTTGACAAAATGTTATTTCTGAGGGATTTATTTCTCAGTCGTTTCATATTTTTATTGTTGAGGTGCTCTCACAATGAGGCGGTGATGGTTAGTGCGCCGCGACAGCAGGCACGCCAACCATCCTGCTGTTTTTGCAGCAACAATAACTCAGTCCACCCACGAAACCCAgacatggggtgtgtgtgtgtgtgtgttgaacctGTTTATTCCAGCGGTGTGAGGATGATGGTACTGGTGCCACACGGCCACAGCTGTATGAGGACACATAACATACTGGTTCTCCTCCCAGCACCTCCTCATGGTCTCCAGGATCTCTTCGTCACCCACGGTCCCAGTCAGCAGAACCTCTGACAGCTACAGGGGAAACGGAGATGAGAACCCGACTGATGGGTTCTGAGGTTGACAGACAGATTCAGAGACTGGTACCAGCCTGCGGTGGTTCTCCAACAGACTGTGTCGATGTGAACGCTGGAACTCCTCCATGATTTTCTTCACTGAGGATCCATCGCTGTCCAGCAGCAGCCAGAAGATCCGCTCTATGTTGTACGGGTCCTACAGAACACAAACAGATGTTCTGAGAGGAAAATCACACGGACCCAATGGTCTTcctctcggcaggtcagggagtcTACAGACACACCTGGATGTCGATGGCAGGAGCCAGAGTCTGTGTGACGTCCGACGTCATGGAAAAGTCACCTTTGGTTACCGTCCGGTGCACAATGTCGTTAGCGttcaccatggcaaccagcttCAGAGGCAAACCCATCAGCTTCAACATGTAGGCAGCTGGATCAAAGAATACCAGATGCATGTTGGTGAAGAAAGgatacaagtagccagggtgcatgatcaatcgggtcacagtgacaggacacacacacacacactgtcacagacgcatgacattctgtctcaatctgtccccctgctgatattctgcattccctattctgcgcttcaggctgtgtgtgtgtgtgtgtgtatgcatgtgggggtcttgttctgtgtgagaatgaagcagtacaagtgataatgctgcaggatttcataactgtatcttctcagcagcagcactgcaggtgctctccatgtccaacatgtgtgtaagccaggtccttagtcaacttaaagttgcgcacatttttctaccaagttttctttcattaatcccaaagtttgcgaggAAAgtagcttacgcagttttccgaccccgttttgtgcgtaagcaagcttgatgaatgaggcccctgctGATTGAACTAAAGCCTCTCCAGAACCAATATTTGGCACCCCTGCTGAGAGGTTTAGATCCTGGATTCAGCCTTtcaatgcatgtgtggagttaacgtgttcttctcatgcatgtgtggagttagcgtgttcccctcatgcatgtgtggagtgagcgtgttctcctcatgcatgtgtggagttagcctgttcttctcatgcatgtctggagttagcatgttctcctcatgcatgtgtggagttagcctgtcctcctcatgcatgtgtggagttagcatgttctcctcatgcatgtgtggagttagcctgttctcatgcatgtgtggggttagcgtgttctcctcatgcatgtgtggagttagcatgttctcctcatgcatgtgtggagttagtctgttctcctcatgcatgtgtggagttagcgtgttctcctcatgcatgtgtggagttagcctgttctcctcatacatgtgtggagttagtgtgttctcctAATGAGTGTGGAGTTAgcctgttctcctcatgcatgtgtggagttagcatgttttccTAATGAGTGTGGTGTTAgcctgttctcctcatgcatgtgtggagttagcgtgttctccacatgcatgtgtggagttagtctgttcttctcatgcatgtgtgtagatagcatgttctcctcatgcatgtgtggagttagcgtgttcttctcatgcatgtgtgtagatagcatgttctcctcatgcatgcgtggagttagcacattctcctcatgcatgtgtggagttagcgtgttctcctcaagcatgtgtggagttagcatgttctcctcatgcatgtgtggagttagtctgttcttctcatgcatgtgtggagatagcgtgttctcctcatgcatgtgtggagttagtgttctcctcatgcatgtgtggagttagtgttctcctcatgcatgtgtggagttagtgttctcctcatgcatgtgtggagatagtgttctcctcatgcatgtaagGAGttagtgttctcctcatgcatgtgtggagttagtctgttctcttcatgcatgtgtggagttagcgtgttctcctcataagAGTGGAGTTAGCttcttctcctcatgcatgtgtggagttagcgtgttctcctcatgcatgtgtggagttaaactgttctcctcatgcatgtgtggagttagcctgttctcctcatgcatgtgtggagttagcgtgttctcctcatgcatgtgtggagttaaactgttctcctcatgcatgtgtggagttagcctgttctcctcatgcatgtgtggagttagcgtgttctcctcatgcatgtgtggagttagtctgttctcctcatgcatgtgtggagttagcttgttctcctcatgcatgtgtggagttagtctgttctcctcatgcatgagtggagttagcctgttctcctcatgcatgtgtggagttagcttgttctcctcatgcatgtgtggagttagtctgttctcctcatgcatgagtggagttagcctgttctcctcatgcatgtgtggagttagtctgttctcctcatgcatgagtGGAGTTAgtctgttctcctcatgcatgtgtggagttagcttgttctcctcatgcatgtgtggagttagcgtgttctcctcatgcatgtgtggagttaaactgttctcctcatgcatgtgtggagttagcctgttctcctcatgcatgtgtggagttagcgtgttctcctcatgcatgtgtggagttagtctgttctcctcatgcatgtgttgagttagcgtgttctcctcatgcatgtgtggagttagtctgttctcctcatgcatgagtggagttagcctgttctcctcatgcatgtgtggagttagcctgttctcctcatccacgtgtggagttagcatgttctcctcatgcatgtgtggagttagtctgttctcctcatgcatgtgtggagttaacctgttctcctcatgcatgtgtggagttagtctgttctcctcatgcatgtgtggagttggcgtgttctcctcatgcatgtgtggagttagcgtgttctcctcatgcatgtgtggagttagcgtgttctcctcattcacgtgtggagttagcgtgttctcctcatgcatgtgtggagttagagtgttctcctcatgcatgtgtggagttagcatgttctcctcataaatgtgtggagttagcctgttctcatcatgcatgtgtggagtcagcgtgttctcctcatgcatgtgtggagttagtctgttctcctcatgcatgtgtggagtcagcgtgttctcctcatgcatgtgtggagttagcctgttctcctcatgcatgtgtgaagttagcgtgttctcctcatgcatgtgtggagttagtctgttcttctcatgcatgtgtggagataacgtgttctcctcatgcatgtgtggagttatcatgttctcctcatgcatgtgtggagttagcatgttctcctcaagcatgtgtggagttagcatgttctcctcatgcatgtgtggggttagtgtgttctcctcatgcatgtgtggagttagcatgttctcctcatgcatgtgtggagttattgtgttctcctcatgcatgtgagaAGTTAGCATGTTTACCTCAAGCAAGTGTGAAGTAAACAtgctctcctcatgcatgtgtggagttattgttctcctcatgcatgtgtggagttagcctgttctcctcatgcatgtatggagttggcatgttttcctcatgcatgtgtgggggttagcgtgttctcctcatgcatgtgtggagttagtctgttctcctcatgcatgtgtggagttaacctgttctcctcatgcatgtgtggagttagtctgttctcctcatgcatgtgtggagttggcgtgttctcctcatgcatgtgtggagttaacgtgttctcctcatgcatgtgtggagttagcgtgttctcctcatgcatgtgtggagttagcgtgttctcctcatgcatgtgtggagttagagtgttctcctcatgcatgtgtggagttagcatgttctcctcataaatgtgtggagttagcctgttctcctcatgcatgtgtggagtcagcgtgttctcctcatgcatgtgtggagttagtctgttctcctcatgcatgtgtggagtcagcgtgttctcctcatgcatgtgtggagttagcctgttctcctcatgcatgtgtgaagttagcgtgttctcctcatgcatgtgtggagttagtctgttcttctcatgcatgtgtggagataacgtgttctcctcatgcatgtgtggagttatcatgttctcctcatgcatgtgtggagttagcatgttctcctcaagcatgtgtggagttagcatgttctcctcatgcatgtgtggggttagtgtgttctcctcatgcatgtgtggagttagcatgttctcctcatgcatgtgtggagttattgtgttctcctcatgcatgtgagaAGTTAGCATGTTTACCTAAAGCAAGTGTGGAGTAAACAtgctctcctcatgcatgtgtggagttattgttctcctcatgcatgtgtggaattagcctgttctcctcatgcatgtataGAGTTGGCATGttttcctcatgcatgtgtgggggttagcgtgttctcctcatgcatgtgtggagttagcgtgttctcctcatgcatgtgtggtataaatgtgttctcctcatgcatgtgtggagtaaaCATGTTCTCCCCactcatgtgtggagttagcatgttctcctcatgcatgcgttGAGTAAgcttgttctcctcatgcatgtgtggaattagcgtgttctcctcatgcacgtgtggtgatagcatgttctccccatgcacttGTGGAGATGGCATGTTTTtcccatgcacgtgtggagttagcatgttcccctaatgcatgtgtggagttagagtTCTCTCCTAATGCATGtggggagttagcgtgttctccccatgcaggtgtggagatggcatgttcttcccatgcacgtgtggagttaccATGTTCTCCTAATGCATGTGTGGGGTTAGCGtgctctcctcatgcatgtggtgAGTTAGCGTATTCttctcatgcacgtgtggagatAGCATGTTCTGCACATGTACGCGTGGAgatagcatgttctccccgtgcatgtgtggagttagcgtgttcttctcatgcatgtgtggagctagcatgttcttctcatgcatgtgtgaagttagcatgATCTCCTCATgcttgagtgttttttttttgtggtttccTCCCATGGACCAAAACATTCTTGTCACCTTAACTGGAGACTATAAATCGTCCCTAGctgtgactggttgtttgtctctgtttGTCCCTGTGTTGGAATGGAGACCTGTCCTTTGGCTCCCTGCAACACTACTGAGTATGAAGGTCTTTATAAAATAAATGAAGAGCAGATGAATAGGTGACTTACCAGTGATAATTTGGATTTTCACTCGTGGAGGTGAATTTTAAAACAAATAACATGAACAGGCAGGAAAACCCAGCCATCCCAGATTAGTGCTGGAACAGAACCACCTGAACCCACCTGTGATGTTTCCTGCCCCTCCGGTTGGAACCACCACCTCAAACTCTGGTAGCTCCAGCCCCCTCTCCACGCCGCTGAGCTGCATGTAGGCATAGACGAAATGGGCGATTTGCACCATGACTCTGGACCAGTTGACCGAGTTGAGGCTCATGAGGCCATGTGACGTCACCAGTTTCTGATCCGCAAACAGACGACGAAGGGGCTGGTCAATGTTGTCGGAGCTGCCGTCGGCTGTAGAAACAGGAAACAAGAAGTGAGCCTGGTTTCAGACGAGCTTCTTCAGACCTGGAATCTCCTAAAACATTCCGACCAACTTTATTTATGGAGCCACACAACAATCCATCCatattcttccgcttatccggagccgGGTCGCGGCGGCAGCAGCCTCAGtagggaggtccagacttccctctccccagtcacttgggccagctcctccggggcaatcccaaggtgttccctggccagctgaaagacatagtccctccagcgtgtcctgggtctccctttaggtctcctcccggtttttCAATAGAAAAGACGATGTTTTTTAGAGGCGAGCAGCTCTGAGGCGTATTGTGTTGCATCGCTCGTGAGCGGCCCAAACGGCTCCgaatgaagacaactggacttcttttgtTTCTTGAAGACAATTTGCTTCTCatacgaggagctttgtcaattctgactgaagAGTCGTGAGCGGCCGAGCCATCTGGAGGCGTGGCCGAGCCGTCTGGAGGCGTGGCTGAGACTCTGCATCAGTGCAGCCATGTGACATGGTATGGGCAACGTCACAGCGTGcctctaaagcctaatttatacttcgtcTGCGTCTGGACAGACACACATgccacgccattatccatcctttcgagggctctccagcaggcttgcaaggacgcacggagtcgagctctcttttctaaacatccgtccaacgagatggagaatgcaagcttgtgattggtcaggacgctaatGTCATCGACAGCGGTGCCATTGTGCCACCAAAAAGAAAGAGAGCCAaggatatctagcagcagacatggagcagattgaagaataCTTTGTGGAAAAACTCTCAAAACATAAATGTTTAtgcacccgtgactggaggagggaAAAGACATGTAGCAAACCTTTTATTCGCAGAcgaaaatgacgggaaacgtggattTAGAGGTGGCGCGTGCATGgaggggtggaggaggatgagggacacATTAAAGTCTCTTAAACAAAAaatacacaatataaacacactagttAATGCACTATCTGGGaccggataccacagaacagcgctacgccctctgctgtcctggaggggaagtgctttgcaacactcaccaggagacggagaagtccgagagcaaaaTGTCTCTGGAGCCGACGGAGAAATGTAAATTAAGCTTTAGCCAACTGATGGCtgataaaaaaatcaatgtagaGCAGAGTTTTACCTGACGAAGACACAATATTGATGGTTTTAAGCTGAACTTATacattttaaataagatgcacatgtctgcagcactatcagacactcgtttataaggtgatctgggggtgacttgctctttaaacagaaaAAATTCAAACTACATTACATTGTTGGTCCTCTAACGTTTTAGATCCAACACTAAAGCAAAGATTTAGGTGAATATTAATAATCTGTTCCTGTTAAAGTTCCCACAAGCAGCTGAAAGAGGTCAGAAAACTCCACTGACCTGCTACCAAATCACACAGAAACATTCATCAGGTCCAAGCAGACACTCTGCAGGACCACATGTGGTCCCAGAGCCATAGATTGCAGACCTCTGATTTACAGCTTCTACCTGCAAACACATGGATGTTGTCCTCCAGGCAGGTAGTCATGTGTTTCTCCTGAACCGGAGTGACGCGTCCTCGAGGAAAGACAACCAGGACATCCAACTCTGAGAGACCTTTAGCACAGTGGATGGCCGAGCCGCCGGTGTCACCAGACGTTCCTGAGAGGATCAGATCCCTAAAGACCTTTACAGACATTGGATCTGCCCTAAAGAAACATCATGATCTGCCAGGAATGGATGTCCCAGTCTCTTACCAACTAGAACAATGGCCCTGCGGTTCTCCTTCTGTAGGAAGTAGTTAATGAAGTGAACGGTGCAGGTCATAGCCAGGTCCTTAAAGGCCAAAGTGTCTCCATGGAAGAGCTCCAGGATGGAGAGACCGTCTTTGAGACGTGCTATACGGACCACCTCAGGTACGGAGAAACCTGCCAGGGCGTCAGAGACCAACACTACACACAAAACAGGAAATGGTGTCATTAACAGGGAGTGGTTACTGTTGGATTAACAGATTAACTACCAGTTACTAAAATCCTCTGGAGACCAGACACAGTTACAAACGCTCTCTAGTAGCTGCAGATTTAAGCTCCGCCCCCTCAATCCCCGGTACCATGTGTTGCATCCTGTTGATTCAGGCGATTCCTACCTTAAAACAGGCCTTTCCAAACGTTCCAAGATGATGACCAAATGAGTTAAATTCAGAATCTTTGCAGGCCACAAAAtgggatttttaaaaaaaatgcaaaaatatttttttaaggtgatttttttatttgtgcTGTTCTAAAATGGGCCTACTAGTAGGAATCTGGTCATTAGAAGAGTTTATCTACAGCTGTAGCCTGCTGAAGAAACAAAAGTCCAACTTTCCACAAACACAGTTGGGGGCGGCACAAAACCACTCCAAGGGTCAGAAATGGTCCCTGGGCCACGCTTCGAACATCTCTGCCAGAAAACGTCAGTTTCTGACATGTTTAGCTTCAGTTAGATATTAGCTACTGATGCTCACGCAGTAACCACGCAGCAAGAGCCTAGGCTTTGTTTTTAAgttatttattatttaatttaccaaataataataattattatcatTACTATTATCATACTTTTGTGGATTATTTCCTCTCAGTCAGCATCAGTCCAAATAAAACTATTTGTCTGCAGTTTTCTGTCTTTTCTCACGTTTCCTGGTTGTGGATGGAGCTGTTGAAAATATCTTCATGGACATTTTATCATTCCAGATTGGGAAAAGTTTAAAGAGTCCATTGATTATTTAGATGATTTAACAAATGTAGTGTGTTCATATGCTGCGTCCCAGTAATAGAGTTAAGTGTTGTCTGTCCAGCAGCGCCATCTGCTGTGATTTATCCCATTCGTGACTTCATGTTGGAAAAATGatagactgatggatggatggatggatggacagatgaatgATAGATGGTTGGATAGATTGTTGATAAATTATGGACgaattgatgatggatggatagatgatggatggatggtggctggtggctggatggataatggatgcttgacggatagatgatggatggatgacatagatggatggatagatgatgggtggatggatggacagatggatggatggattatggataaattatggatggtggatggatgacggatggatgatggatggatgtatggttgatagatggatggatggatggatggatggatggatggcggatggatgattgatagatagatggatggatggatggacggatggatggattatggatgaattatggatggtggatgaatgacggatgaatagatgatgggtggatggatggacggatggatggatgtatggttgatggatagatggatggatggatggcggatggatgattgatagatagatggatggatggatggatggacggatggatggatggatggttgatggatggatggatggatggtggatggatgattgatagatagatggatggattgacagatggatggatggatggatggtggataaataatggatggtggatggatgatggatagatagatttatgatggatggatggatggataatggatggttgatggatggatgcatggatggatggacagatgaatgATGGAAGGTTGGATAGATTATTGATAAATTATGGACggattgatgatggatggatagatgatggatggatggtggatggtggCTGGAAGGATAATGGAtgcttgatggatggatggatggatggatggatgacatagatggatggatagatgatgggtggatggatggaaggatggatggatgtatggttgatggatagatggatggatggatggatagatgatggatggatgacatagatggatggatggatggatggatggacagacggatggattatggataaattatggatggtggatggatgatggatggatgtatggttgatggatagatggatggatggcagatggatgattgatagatagatggatggatggacggacggatgtattatggataaattatggatggtggatggatgacggatgaatagatgatgggtggatggatggacggatggatgatggatggatgtatggttgatggatggatggatggatggcagatggatggatggcggATGGAtgattgatagatggatggatggcggattgatagatggatggatggatggatggatggatggatggattgtggaTAAATAATGGATGGCGGATGGAtgattgatagatggatggatggatggatggatggattgtggaTAAataatggatggtggatggatgacgGATGGATAGatttatgatggatggatggttgatggatagatggatggatggtagcgcaactcagggtttcgaatgaccacagtcaccaattctgaattgtgtgtactgaaactctaatttccctctgggattaataaagtatctttgatttgattgatttgattgatggatgttgggtggatggatagatggatggatggatggatggatggatggatggatggatggatggatggatgatggatggtggatggtggATGGTCATTTAAAGGTTTAGATCTAATGCAGACACTAGTAACGGTTACCACTGAAGCATTATGTGTATTGCGAATCTTAGCTCCagtagttcagttcagttcatttatttatgaagcactttaaaacacccagcacaggaacaaagtgctgtacagaaaatacattaaaacaatagaataaacagaaagcagcaaagagaaataaataaaacacaggagacataaaattaaaacagcccaataataagaataaaaactacataaaaacagcattgaaacacacaaaaacagctaaaataaggcACAAAAAATAGTAACCAACATCTCACATGGTGTcaaaagcaagggtaaagaggtgtgttttcaagagtgacttaaaaacaggtaaggaactggcctgtcttatctctaaaggaagctcattccacagtttaggagctgctacagcaaaGGCGCGATATCCTCTAAGTTTACGCCCAGTCCTGGGTAcgttcaggagcagctgatcagctgacCTGAGAGCGCGGGAGGGTGTGTAAGGCTGTAACAGGACAGAGAGATAAGAAGGTGCAAGGCCATGGAGacatttaaaagcaaacaaaagaattttaaaatgaatcctaaaagaaatgggcagccagtgaagtgaagctaaaacaggggaaatgtgctcaaactttggagtgccagttaaaagacgggctgcggcattttgcacccTCTGTAGATGACTAATATAAGGTGCACTGACCCCAATatgcattacagtaatccagccaagtggtaacaaaggcgtggatcactgtctcgaagtgctgccgtgaaagaattggctttattttcgccagctgcctgaggtgaaagaagctagATTTTACCACCGCCCTAATCTGATAATCAAACatcagatcacagtccactttgacccccaggtTTGTGACAGTTGGCTTAACAAACTGGGCCAGGGAATCAACATACACATTGggggtctcagtaggactaccaaaatTCATCACCTCggtctttttatcattgaattttaaaaagttaatagatatccaagcctttatgtcctcaagacactgaagtaatggctgtatgcggtatccgccttttttctgaagagggacatagatctgacagtcgtcagcatacaagtggaaaGCAGAAAGAAGTTGTCAGGtttctgattctggtttaatttcTTAATAacctttttaattaattttttttgtaGCTGAGAAGCTGAAGGCCTCACCCTGAAGGTCTTCTCTGGGGATCAGCTGATCTGGAACAAAGAGAGCGGATACTTCCACTACCAGCTGGGTGTAGGACAGCTCCCTCCAGCTCTGCAGCGTCTCAGGACTTAGCTGGGGCAGGGTCTC
It contains:
- the thnsl2 gene encoding threonine synthase-like 2; this translates as MRFCSTRGGVRGWDFRDVLFSGYAPDGGMFMPETLPQLSPETLQSWRELSYTQLVVEVSALFVPDQLIPREDLQVLVSDALAGFSVPEVVRIARLKDGLSILELFHGDTLAFKDLAMTCTVHFINYFLQKENRRAIVLVGTSGDTGGSAIHCAKGLSELDVLVVFPRGRVTPVQEKHMTTCLEDNIHVFAADGSSDNIDQPLRRLFADQKLVTSHGLMSLNSVNWSRVMVQIAHFVYAYMQLSGVERGLELPEFEVVVPTGGAGNITAAYMLKLMGLPLKLVAMVNANDIVHRTVTKGDFSMTSDVTQTLAPAIDIQDPYNIERIFWLLLDSDGSSVKKIMEEFQRSHRHSLLENHRRLLSEVLLTGTVGDEEILETMRRCWEENQYVMCPHTAVAVWHQYHHPHTAGINRCYVATASPAKFQEAVEKAGLPFDPPEAVLALESLPTRYQNLERSQNWCEDWEDRLRAWIQFVYCVRMKRGVCYSKS